Proteins found in one Pocillopora verrucosa isolate sample1 chromosome 12, ASM3666991v2, whole genome shotgun sequence genomic segment:
- the LOC131785084 gene encoding uncharacterized protein, translated as MASKKLLCFFIVYFFALGSATYCNDDSHCFNSESCCSDKVCRQKCYYCSYDYQCGTNEQCCNNKCTSSSSTSSCSYDYQCQISEQCCNSKCISSSSSCTCSYDYQCGSSKKCCNGKCISSLSSCSCSYDYQCGSGEDCCGGVCSSSYCGWSGGAIAGAIIGTIIFFAIIISIVSCLCCACCPYYRYRTPGTVVVTGQQPQQQMVSTHTHLTTQQVHPPPPVNYNQPPPAGYNLPPEGFSQAPPPYPSYPPPPNQYPPPPGQAQAAPMPAAINAGQPNKV; from the exons ATGGCTTCAAAGAAACTCTTATGCTTTTTTATTGTCTATTTCTTTGCCTTGGGAAGTGCTACCTACTGTAACGACGACAGCCATTGTTTCAACAGTGAGTCCTGTTGTTCAGATAAAGTCTGTAGACAGAAATGTTACTACTGTTCGTACGACTACCAGTGTGGAACAAATGAGCAATGCTGTAATAACAAATGTACCAGTAGTTCGTCCACTTCTTCCTGTTCTTACGACTACCAGTGTCAAATTAGCGAGCAGTGCTGTAATAGCAAATGCATCAGTAGTTCGTCTTCTTGTACCTGTTCGTACGACTACCAATGTGGATCGAGCAAGAAATGCTGTAATGGCAAATGCATTAGTAGTTTGTCTTCTTGTTCCTGTTCCTACGACTACCAATGTGGATC TGGAGAGGATTGTTGTGGGGGAGTTTGTTCGTCATCATACTGTGGTTGGAGTGGCGGAGCTATTGCAGGCGCTATTATCGGCACAATTATATTCTTCGCCATCATCATTTCCATTGTGTCCTGTCTCTGCTGTGCTTGTTGCCCGTACTACCGCTATCGTACACCCGGTACTGTGGTCGTCACCGGCCAACAGCCACAACAACAAATGGTCTCAACTCACACACACTTGACGACGCAACAAGTACATCCTCCTCCGCCGGTGAACTACAATCAGCCTCCTCCAGCTGGTTACAACCTGCCTCCTGAAGGCTTTAGTCAGGCACCTCCGCCTTACCCGAGCTATCCACCGCCACCAAACCAATATCCTCCACCGCCGGGACAAGCTCAAGCGGCGCCGATGCCGGCTGCAATAAACGCTGGACAACCGAACAAGGTCTAA